In Nocardia sp. NBC_00403, one DNA window encodes the following:
- a CDS encoding VOC family protein gives MTETWPESLPVAQVRIARPTDRLAAVVRFYVEGLGLRELYRFENHAGYDGVMLGLPGAGYHLEFTTHADGSPGDAPSAENVLVLYFSGESQMYDVAQRLGDFGVEPVAAENPYWAEHGGLTFPDPDGWRVVLMPRPVF, from the coding sequence ATGACCGAGACCTGGCCCGAGTCGTTGCCTGTGGCGCAAGTTCGGATTGCCCGACCCACCGATCGTTTGGCAGCGGTAGTTCGGTTCTACGTCGAAGGGCTGGGGCTGCGGGAGCTGTACCGATTCGAGAATCACGCCGGCTACGACGGAGTGATGCTCGGGCTGCCGGGGGCCGGCTACCACTTGGAGTTCACCACGCACGCGGACGGCAGCCCCGGCGATGCGCCCAGTGCGGAAAACGTGCTGGTGCTGTACTTCTCGGGCGAATCGCAGATGTACGACGTGGCGCAGCGGCTCGGTGATTTCGGTGTGGAACCGGTGGCTGCGGAGAATCCGTACTGGGCCGAGCACGGCGGACTGACCTTTCCGGATCCGGACGGGTGGCGGGTCGTGCTGATGCCGCGACCGGTGTTCTGA
- a CDS encoding alpha/beta fold hydrolase, translated as MTTISNATLSVPGADLYYEVRGTGPVLLISQSGEGDARRSEGLVRQLEQTYTVITYDRRGLSRSTIHDTTEPVTVAKHADDVHRLLTALTDQPAHMLGCSMGAAIGLHLAVEHPEQLHTLIAHEPVTPWLLAAAERAHHLRELEHCQQVFRDSGWQAALAPMVKTLGIDPRNQELEPGVELPPITPARAANFAFFIGEDFTAVRTDNLDAAELQRSAVHIIPASGRSTPHEVFDHKCAQELAVLRDTPVVEFPGGHNGNMTHPSAYAARLRDLLTAV; from the coding sequence ATGACCACGATTTCGAACGCCACCCTTTCGGTGCCCGGTGCCGACCTCTACTACGAGGTTCGGGGTACCGGCCCGGTTCTGCTCATTTCGCAGAGCGGCGAGGGCGACGCGCGCCGCAGCGAGGGCCTGGTCCGCCAGCTGGAGCAGACCTACACCGTCATCACCTACGATCGAAGGGGACTGTCGCGCAGCACGATTCACGACACGACCGAGCCGGTGACCGTGGCGAAGCATGCCGATGACGTGCATCGTCTGCTCACCGCGCTGACAGATCAACCAGCCCACATGCTCGGTTGCAGCATGGGTGCGGCCATTGGACTGCACCTGGCTGTCGAACACCCGGAGCAGCTGCACACCTTGATCGCGCACGAGCCGGTCACGCCGTGGCTTCTTGCGGCGGCCGAACGCGCGCACCATCTGCGCGAACTCGAACACTGCCAGCAGGTTTTCCGGGACAGCGGTTGGCAGGCCGCCTTGGCGCCCATGGTGAAAACCCTCGGCATCGACCCACGGAACCAGGAATTGGAGCCGGGTGTGGAGCTGCCCCCGATTACTCCAGCGCGTGCCGCGAACTTCGCATTCTTTATCGGCGAGGACTTCACCGCCGTTCGCACCGACAACCTCGATGCCGCCGAACTGCAGCGGTCAGCCGTCCACATCATTCCGGCTTCCGGGCGTAGCACCCCGCATGAGGTTTTCGACCACAAATGCGCGCAGGAGTTGGCCGTGTTGCGTGATACCCCGGTGGTCGAATTCCCCGGTGGCCACAACGGCAATATGACCCACCCGTCGGCCTACGCCGCTCGCCTCCGTGACCTGCTCACCGCGGTGTGA
- the aceA gene encoding isocitrate lyase, with product MTTGTPKTAAEIQQDWDTNPRWKGITRNYTAEQVSKLQGTVVEEATLARRGSEILWDLVNNEDYINSLGALTGNMAVQQVRAGLQAIYLSGWQVAGDANLSGHTYPDQSLYPANSVPAVVRRINNALLRADEIAKVEGDTSVKNWLAPIVADAEAGFGGALNAYELQKAMIQAGAAGVHWEDQLASEKKCGHLGGKVLIPTQQHIRTLTSARLASDVADVPSVIIARTDAEAATLITTDVDDRDKPFLDGTRTAEGFFGVKNGIEPCIARAKAYAPYADLIWMETGKPDLELAKQFAEAVRSEFPDQLLAYNCSPSFNWKAHLDDATIAKFQKELGAMGFKFQFITLAGFHSLNYGMFDLAYGYAREGMTAYVDLQEREFAAEERGYTATKHQREVGAGYFDLIATTVDPNTSTAALKGSTEEGQFH from the coding sequence ATGACCACCGGCACCCCGAAGACAGCCGCGGAAATCCAGCAGGATTGGGACACCAACCCCCGCTGGAAGGGCATCACCCGTAACTACACCGCAGAGCAGGTGTCGAAGCTCCAGGGCACCGTCGTCGAGGAAGCCACCCTCGCGCGCCGCGGCTCGGAGATCCTCTGGGATCTCGTCAACAACGAGGACTACATCAACTCCCTCGGCGCCCTGACCGGCAACATGGCCGTGCAGCAGGTGCGCGCCGGCCTGCAGGCCATCTACCTGTCCGGTTGGCAGGTCGCCGGTGACGCGAACCTCTCCGGCCACACCTACCCCGACCAGAGCCTCTACCCGGCCAACTCGGTCCCGGCCGTCGTGCGTCGTATCAACAACGCGCTGCTGCGCGCCGACGAGATCGCCAAGGTCGAGGGTGACACCTCGGTCAAGAACTGGCTCGCCCCGATCGTCGCCGACGCCGAGGCCGGCTTCGGTGGCGCCCTGAACGCCTACGAGCTGCAGAAGGCCATGATCCAGGCCGGCGCCGCGGGCGTGCACTGGGAAGACCAGCTCGCCTCGGAGAAGAAGTGCGGCCACCTCGGTGGCAAGGTGCTCATCCCGACCCAGCAGCACATCCGCACCCTGACCTCGGCTCGCCTCGCGTCCGACGTCGCCGACGTGCCTTCGGTGATCATCGCCCGCACCGACGCCGAAGCCGCCACCCTGATCACCACCGACGTGGACGACCGCGACAAGCCGTTCCTCGACGGCACCCGCACCGCAGAGGGCTTCTTCGGTGTGAAGAACGGCATCGAGCCCTGCATCGCCCGCGCCAAGGCCTACGCCCCCTACGCGGACCTGATCTGGATGGAGACCGGCAAGCCCGATCTCGAGCTGGCCAAGCAGTTCGCCGAGGCTGTCCGCAGCGAGTTCCCGGACCAGCTGCTCGCCTACAACTGCTCCCCGTCCTTCAACTGGAAGGCGCACCTGGACGACGCGACCATCGCGAAGTTCCAGAAGGAGCTCGGCGCGATGGGCTTCAAGTTCCAGTTCATCACCCTGGCCGGCTTCCACTCGCTCAACTACGGCATGTTCGACCTGGCCTACGGCTACGCCCGCGAGGGCATGACCGCCTACGTCGACCTGCAGGAGCGCGAGTTCGCCGCCGAGGAGCGCGGCTACACCGCCACCAAGCACCAGCGTGAGGTCGGCGCAGGCTACTTCGACCTGATCGCCACCACCGTGGACCCGAACACCTCGACGGCCGCCCTGAAGGGCTCCACCGAAGAGGGTCAGTTCCACTGA
- a CDS encoding DEAD/DEAH box helicase yields MTTRSSSSAPVTSFAALGVRKKLVDALAANGITAPFPIQAATLPDSLAGRDVLGRGKTGSGKTLAFSIPMVDRLAGGVRKPGRPTGLILAPTRELATQITATLEPMAVACGLTVTTIIGGVSQVRQSRALAAGVDIVVACPGRLEDLMRQRVVHLNEVQVTVLDEADHMADLGFLPAVTRILAATQPTGQRLLFSATLDNGVDKLVKRFMRDPASHSVDEANSPVAAMTHHVFEVGGVDAKNALVRTLASGGGRRILFMRTKHQARKLAKQLTTAGIPATDLHGNLSQVARDRNLAAFTDGSARVLVATDIAARGVHVDDVELVVHVDPPAEHKAYLHRSGRTARAGSAGDVVTVVLPEQRRDVAGLLRKAGIQVSPQRVTADSAPVTDLVGEIAPLVAPTYNPTASTHTGGQARNRNSRPSSDGRGAATGGARTRGGQGAGGQSRRDAVAGGSSRSRNGRGASDSFDRGTGFDGRSERGAGSSRNSDGRGAGFDGRSSGRSERPAGSSRNSDGRGGGFDGQSRGRTDHGAATGGQRSRNPRGAGVAVARGTDAAGRSQGRPARTGTSHVRSTSRDQAAQPRAGRH; encoded by the coding sequence ATGACGACCCGTTCCTCGAGCTCTGCCCCTGTGACCTCTTTTGCCGCGCTCGGCGTGCGCAAGAAGCTGGTCGACGCCCTCGCGGCGAACGGGATCACCGCACCGTTCCCGATCCAGGCCGCCACCCTGCCCGATTCGCTCGCCGGACGTGACGTGCTCGGCCGCGGCAAGACCGGTAGTGGCAAGACGCTGGCCTTTTCCATCCCGATGGTCGACCGGCTCGCGGGCGGTGTGCGTAAGCCGGGTCGGCCCACCGGCCTGATCCTCGCCCCGACACGTGAACTGGCCACCCAGATCACCGCGACGCTCGAGCCCATGGCCGTGGCCTGCGGGTTGACGGTCACGACGATCATCGGCGGTGTCTCCCAAGTGCGGCAGAGCCGCGCGCTCGCCGCCGGCGTCGATATCGTCGTGGCCTGCCCGGGCCGGCTGGAAGATCTGATGCGTCAGCGCGTGGTGCACCTCAACGAGGTGCAGGTCACCGTGCTCGACGAGGCCGATCACATGGCCGACCTCGGCTTCCTGCCCGCGGTGACCCGGATCCTCGCGGCCACCCAGCCGACCGGCCAGCGCCTGCTGTTCTCCGCCACGCTGGACAACGGCGTGGACAAGCTGGTCAAACGATTCATGCGTGATCCCGCGTCGCACTCCGTCGACGAGGCCAACTCGCCGGTGGCCGCGATGACCCACCACGTCTTCGAGGTCGGCGGCGTCGACGCCAAGAACGCGCTCGTGCGCACCCTGGCCTCCGGCGGCGGCCGCCGAATCCTGTTCATGCGCACCAAGCATCAGGCGCGCAAGCTCGCCAAGCAGCTGACCACCGCGGGCATCCCCGCGACCGATCTGCACGGCAACCTCTCCCAGGTCGCCCGTGATCGCAACCTGGCCGCGTTTACCGATGGCTCGGCGCGCGTGCTCGTCGCCACCGATATCGCCGCGCGCGGCGTGCACGTCGATGATGTCGAGCTGGTCGTGCACGTCGACCCGCCCGCCGAGCACAAGGCATACCTGCACCGCTCCGGGCGGACCGCCCGCGCGGGCAGCGCCGGTGACGTGGTCACCGTCGTGCTCCCGGAGCAGCGCAGGGACGTCGCCGGACTACTGCGCAAGGCAGGCATCCAGGTGAGCCCGCAGCGCGTGACCGCGGACTCGGCGCCGGTGACCGACCTGGTCGGCGAGATCGCCCCCCTCGTCGCACCGACCTACAACCCGACCGCCTCCACCCACACCGGTGGCCAGGCCCGTAACCGGAACAGCCGCCCCAGCAGCGACGGACGCGGCGCCGCAACCGGTGGTGCCCGTACCCGTGGCGGTCAAGGCGCAGGCGGACAGTCCCGTAGGGACGCGGTCGCCGGTGGGTCGTCGCGGAGCCGCAACGGGCGTGGCGCGAGCGACTCGTTCGATCGCGGCACCGGCTTCGACGGCCGGTCCGAGCGTGGTGCCGGTTCGTCGCGTAACAGCGATGGTCGTGGTGCCGGCTTCGATGGTCGTTCGAGTGGCCGCTCCGAGCGTCCTGCCGGTTCGTCGCGTAACAGTGATGGTCGTGGCGGCGGCTTCGACGGTCAGTCGCGTGGCCGCACCGACCACGGTGCCGCGACCGGTGGGCAGCGCAGCCGGAACCCCCGTGGCGCAGGCGTTGCTGTTGCCCGTGGCACCGATGCCGCAGGCCGGTCCCAGGGCCGCCCCGCCCGCACAGGCACCTCGCACGTTCGCTCGACCTCCCGCGACCAGGCGGCCCAGCCCCGCGCAGGCCGACACTGA
- a CDS encoding 3-hydroxybutyryl-CoA dehydrogenase, whose amino-acid sequence MSSEKIQRVGIIGAGQMGAGIAEVCARAHIDVLVFEQTRELAAAGRSRILRSLDRGVSSGKITEREREQAAWRLRFTSDLGDFADRQLVVEAVLEDEKVKTSIFSELDKVVTDPDAVLASNTSSIPIMKIAVATANPERVVGMHFFNPVPVLPLVELVTTLKTSESVSKRAEAFAGDVLGKQVVRSADRSGFVVNALLVPYLLSSIRMVESGFATKEDVDKAMVLGCAHPMGPLALTDLVGLDTVKSIADSMYAEFKEPLYSAPPLLMRMVEAGLLGKKTGAGFYQYKV is encoded by the coding sequence GTGAGCAGCGAGAAGATTCAACGCGTCGGCATTATCGGCGCCGGACAGATGGGTGCCGGAATCGCGGAGGTGTGCGCTCGCGCGCATATCGACGTGCTCGTCTTCGAACAGACTCGGGAACTAGCCGCCGCAGGCCGTTCCCGCATCCTGCGGTCGCTCGACCGTGGCGTCAGCAGCGGCAAGATCACCGAGCGGGAGCGCGAGCAGGCCGCCTGGCGGCTGCGGTTCACCTCCGACCTCGGCGACTTCGCCGACCGCCAGCTGGTGGTCGAGGCGGTGCTCGAGGACGAGAAGGTGAAGACCTCGATCTTCAGCGAGCTCGACAAGGTTGTCACCGACCCCGATGCGGTGCTGGCCTCCAACACCTCTTCCATCCCGATCATGAAGATCGCGGTCGCCACGGCGAACCCCGAGCGCGTGGTCGGCATGCACTTCTTCAACCCGGTTCCGGTGCTGCCGCTCGTCGAGCTGGTCACCACGCTCAAGACGAGCGAGTCGGTGTCCAAGCGCGCCGAGGCTTTCGCGGGCGATGTGCTCGGCAAGCAGGTCGTCCGCTCGGCCGACCGCTCCGGCTTCGTGGTGAACGCGCTGCTGGTGCCGTACCTGCTGTCCTCGATCCGCATGGTGGAGTCCGGCTTCGCCACCAAGGAAGACGTCGACAAGGCGATGGTGCTCGGCTGTGCCCACCCGATGGGCCCGCTGGCGCTGACCGACCTCGTCGGCCTGGACACCGTCAAGTCGATTGCCGACTCCATGTACGCAGAGTTCAAGGAGCCGCTGTACTCGGCCCCGCCGCTGCTGATGCGCATGGTCGAGGCCGGCCTGCTCGGCAAGAAGACCGGCGCGGGTTTCTACCAGTACAAGGTCTGA
- a CDS encoding LLM class flavin-dependent oxidoreductase: MDESVESSDGLRLGIGPHRLWTDAEVELDNVVETACTAEQLGFDHVIAGSHVLAGELGVTPDPLVMLSAIAGATSRIGLATSVLILPLYNPIVLAHQTATLDRLSRGRFTMGVGTGWDRTEFDAVGVPFEARGKRTDEYLAELGALWRGEDPGRRIGVAPCTAGGPPVWVGGQSDAALLRAVRFGAAWYGSISGPAELARIRGRLAELAAASGIERELPQTNSVAFVVPPGFPAIDRDPGRLLGGPQASATNIVDELGALQQAGLGACSLWLPVPTTAFADAMSWVAQEVMPQLKGH; this comes from the coding sequence GTGGACGAGTCCGTGGAATCGAGCGACGGGTTGCGGCTCGGTATCGGCCCGCACCGGTTGTGGACGGATGCGGAGGTCGAGCTGGACAACGTGGTGGAAACTGCGTGCACCGCAGAGCAATTGGGGTTCGACCATGTGATCGCGGGCAGTCATGTGCTGGCGGGGGAGTTGGGCGTCACGCCCGATCCGCTGGTCATGTTGTCGGCGATCGCGGGGGCGACATCACGGATCGGCCTTGCGACGAGTGTGCTGATTCTGCCGCTGTACAACCCGATCGTGCTCGCACACCAGACCGCGACGCTCGATCGGTTGTCGCGCGGTCGGTTCACCATGGGCGTCGGGACCGGTTGGGACCGAACCGAATTCGACGCCGTCGGGGTGCCGTTCGAGGCGCGCGGGAAGCGCACCGACGAGTACTTGGCGGAGCTCGGCGCGCTGTGGCGTGGCGAGGATCCCGGCAGGCGAATCGGTGTCGCGCCGTGCACGGCCGGTGGACCGCCGGTGTGGGTCGGCGGGCAAAGCGACGCTGCCTTGCTTCGCGCGGTGCGATTCGGCGCGGCGTGGTACGGATCCATTTCCGGGCCTGCCGAACTTGCCCGGATACGCGGCCGGCTAGCGGAACTCGCCGCCGCCTCCGGCATCGAACGCGAACTACCGCAGACGAATTCGGTGGCATTCGTGGTGCCCCCGGGATTCCCCGCGATCGACCGAGATCCTGGCCGACTGCTCGGCGGCCCACAGGCCTCGGCCACGAACATCGTCGACGAACTCGGTGCCCTGCAGCAAGCCGGCTTGGGCGCCTGCTCACTGTGGCTGCCGGTACCGACGACCGCATTTGCCGACGCGATGTCGTGGGTCGCGCAGGAGGTTATGCCACAGCTGAAGGGGCACTGA
- the metE gene encoding 5-methyltetrahydropteroyltriglutamate--homocysteine S-methyltransferase, translated as MVNVTDGYGSSILGYPRIGPHRELKRALEAYWRGGASRDELLAVGRDIQERQFNELAATGLTQVPGNTFSFYDHVLDNALLFGAVPTRFKPLQDELDPLDFYFLMARGRPDLPPLELVRFFGTAYHYRQPELDESTEFSLHPEALLDEFDRAKERDFELRPVVLGPLSLLLLSKAGHVPGEAEFDTLSLLDKLLPVYEQLFEILAKRGATCVQLDEPCFTGERSPAELAAFDKAYQRLSKAPLRPRMLVTGQYGDFGEALTILAGTNVEAIGLDLASFRIDPEELAKVPGIRRKRLYAGVISGLNVWRADRFVTLSYLNELAKVCPDLVVSTGTTLLHVPYDVLAEYDIEGNVADRLAFAKQKVGEVVSLAKALTEGPSEKWRKRPTEVHFKQKHAVRQRVYAVTPRMRERAPYEVRREAQQRKLNLPPVPATTLGSFPQATRIRQARHDLGEGRLSYAEYRKKIEAEIEATIRLQEDIGLDVLVHGEHERNDMIQYFAELLDGFATTRFGWVQVYGSRCVRPPIIYGDVSRPAPMSVEWITYAQSLTDKPVKGMVTGPVTMIARSFVRQDQPLFETADQVALAIRDEVVDLERAGISIIQVDEPAIREMLPSRPVGRAEYLRWAVGAFRLATSGVRPETQIHTHINYSGRAEVVEAIEQLDADVTALVATRSIEWVLKALKDDCASGHGLSHGVGPGVYESRSARIPDIDELDELLTAAAEAVTPERLWANPDGGLKTRHYWQLEPSLRNMVAAARRVRRRATSAE; from the coding sequence ATGGTCAACGTCACCGATGGTTACGGGTCGAGCATCCTCGGGTACCCGAGGATTGGACCGCACCGGGAACTCAAGCGGGCCCTGGAGGCCTATTGGCGCGGCGGGGCATCCCGCGACGAGCTGCTCGCAGTCGGGCGCGACATCCAGGAACGGCAGTTCAACGAGCTGGCCGCCACCGGGCTCACCCAGGTTCCCGGCAACACCTTCTCCTTCTACGACCATGTACTCGACAATGCGCTGCTCTTCGGTGCGGTGCCGACCAGGTTCAAGCCGCTCCAGGATGAACTGGACCCGCTGGACTTCTATTTCCTGATGGCACGCGGTCGTCCCGACCTGCCGCCACTGGAGCTGGTGCGGTTCTTCGGCACCGCCTACCACTACCGGCAGCCCGAACTCGATGAATCCACCGAGTTCTCACTGCATCCCGAGGCGTTGCTCGACGAATTCGACCGGGCCAAGGAACGCGATTTCGAGCTGCGCCCTGTGGTGCTCGGCCCGCTGTCGCTGCTGCTGCTGTCCAAGGCCGGGCACGTGCCGGGTGAGGCGGAATTCGACACCCTCAGCCTGCTCGACAAGCTGCTGCCGGTGTACGAGCAGCTGTTCGAGATTCTCGCCAAGCGCGGTGCCACCTGCGTGCAGCTGGACGAGCCCTGTTTCACCGGTGAGCGCAGCCCCGCCGAGCTCGCCGCGTTCGACAAGGCCTACCAACGACTTTCGAAGGCGCCGCTGCGCCCGCGCATGCTGGTCACCGGTCAGTACGGCGACTTCGGTGAAGCGCTGACCATCCTGGCAGGCACCAACGTCGAGGCCATCGGCCTGGACCTGGCGAGTTTCCGGATCGACCCCGAGGAACTCGCGAAGGTTCCCGGAATTCGTCGTAAGCGTTTGTACGCGGGCGTGATCAGCGGCCTGAATGTGTGGCGCGCGGATCGGTTCGTCACGCTGTCCTACCTCAACGAGCTGGCGAAGGTCTGCCCCGACCTGGTCGTCTCCACTGGTACGACGCTGCTGCACGTGCCCTACGACGTGCTCGCCGAATACGACATCGAGGGCAATGTCGCCGATCGCCTCGCCTTCGCGAAACAGAAGGTGGGCGAGGTGGTTTCGCTCGCGAAGGCGCTCACCGAGGGGCCGTCGGAGAAGTGGCGCAAGCGGCCGACCGAGGTGCACTTCAAGCAGAAGCACGCAGTGCGGCAACGGGTTTACGCGGTCACGCCGCGTATGCGTGAGCGTGCGCCCTACGAGGTGCGCCGAGAAGCCCAGCAGCGCAAGCTGAATCTGCCGCCGGTGCCCGCGACCACGCTGGGTTCCTTCCCGCAGGCCACACGGATCCGGCAGGCCCGCCACGATCTCGGCGAGGGCAGGTTGTCCTACGCGGAGTACCGCAAGAAGATCGAGGCCGAGATCGAGGCCACGATCCGCCTGCAGGAGGACATCGGCCTCGACGTGCTCGTGCACGGCGAGCACGAGCGCAACGACATGATCCAGTACTTCGCCGAGCTGCTCGACGGCTTCGCGACCACCCGCTTCGGCTGGGTGCAGGTGTACGGATCCCGCTGTGTCCGACCGCCGATCATCTACGGCGATGTGTCGCGTCCGGCCCCGATGTCGGTCGAATGGATCACCTACGCCCAGTCGCTGACCGACAAACCGGTCAAGGGCATGGTCACCGGTCCGGTCACCATGATCGCGCGCTCGTTCGTCCGCCAGGACCAGCCGCTGTTCGAGACCGCGGACCAGGTGGCGCTGGCGATCCGCGACGAGGTTGTCGACCTGGAGCGCGCGGGCATCTCGATCATTCAGGTCGACGAGCCCGCCATTCGCGAGATGTTGCCGTCGCGTCCTGTCGGTCGTGCCGAGTACCTGCGCTGGGCTGTCGGGGCATTCCGCCTCGCCACCTCCGGTGTGCGGCCGGAAACCCAGATCCACACGCACATCAACTATTCCGGTCGCGCCGAGGTGGTCGAGGCGATCGAGCAGCTCGATGCCGACGTCACCGCGCTGGTCGCGACCCGCTCCATCGAATGGGTGCTCAAGGCGCTCAAGGACGACTGCGCCTCCGGCCACGGCCTGAGCCACGGTGTGGGACCCGGTGTCTACGAGAGCCGTTCGGCGCGTATCCCGGATATCGATGAGCTCGACGAATTGCTCACGGCCGCAGCCGAAGCGGTTACGCCGGAACGACTATGGGCGAACCCGGACGGTGGTTTGAAGACGCGACACTACTGGCAGCTCGAGCCGTCGCTGCGCAATATGGTCGCGGCCGCGCGCCGGGTTCGTCGGCGGGCGACGTCGGCCGAATAG
- a CDS encoding TetR/AcrR family transcriptional regulator: MAGRAREDRIDAAVLAAARELLDETGYVDLSIGRIATRAGIHRPAIYRRWPSKRHLVVDVVADLLGLQPTPDTGDLRADLTIAMRNLVAALRDTSLHHVLPALVADLANDRALRDHFLATVFEPRRRTTATALASAIRRGEIDQNLDMDFVLDAIAAPIYYRALFGHLPLTDTLADQSVAAVLRIVTLAA; encoded by the coding sequence ATGGCGGGCAGAGCGCGTGAAGACCGAATCGATGCGGCGGTGCTGGCGGCGGCTCGGGAACTGCTCGACGAAACCGGCTACGTAGACCTGTCCATCGGCCGGATCGCCACCAGGGCCGGCATTCATCGACCGGCGATCTACCGCCGCTGGCCATCGAAGCGGCACCTGGTTGTCGACGTGGTCGCCGACCTGCTCGGTCTCCAGCCGACCCCCGACACCGGCGACCTCCGCGCCGATCTGACCATCGCAATGCGCAATCTCGTTGCCGCACTACGAGATACCTCGTTGCATCACGTCCTTCCGGCCCTGGTCGCCGACCTTGCCAATGATCGGGCTCTGCGAGATCACTTCCTGGCCACCGTCTTCGAGCCGCGCAGGCGCACCACCGCAACCGCGCTCGCATCGGCAATCCGCCGCGGCGAGATCGACCAGAACCTTGATATGGACTTCGTCCTCGACGCCATTGCTGCCCCCATCTACTATCGCGCCCTCTTCGGTCACCTGCCCCTGACCGACACTCTCGCCGACCAATCCGTCGCCGCCGTCCTCCGGATCGTCACCCTCGCAGCTTGA
- a CDS encoding alpha/beta hydrolase family protein, producing the protein MRKLWFTTAIACACAASLLTLSAATADPAGGPGTVTSIAPLAAVATLPGSVNSTRIIYRTSTANNVPTEASAAVYFPPGPAPAGGWPVIAWAHGTVGLGDDCAYSITGPSAAERDWAYLGTWLQQGYAIVAADYAGLGTPDEHPYLNGMVMAHNVVDAVQAATRQYSSLAKKWAVVGQSQGAGAAAYTARYATEFGGPELDYRGAVTTGVPAYIEDVLLPLAPHMPPIKLSPHSTAYVLYILNGLRTTYGDTVGQSPSENRAGPSGGEAAAYSDTVGQSPSENRAGPSGGEAAAYRDTVGQSPSENRAGPSGGEAAAYRDTVGQSPSENRAGPSGGEAAAYPTLNIESFLTDAGREWLTRARDACIGPLGDELAARGVVLGDLFSRPLLEIPDLHGFLARYMALPESGYNKPLFIGQGLRDTDVITPESLRWAAVLKANGQPVTLHTYPTDHSGTVNASLPDSLPFVHNLFA; encoded by the coding sequence ATGCGGAAACTGTGGTTCACCACGGCAATCGCCTGCGCTTGTGCCGCGAGCCTGCTGACACTGTCCGCAGCGACCGCCGACCCTGCGGGCGGACCGGGCACCGTCACTTCTATTGCGCCACTCGCCGCGGTCGCGACCCTGCCGGGGTCGGTGAACTCCACCCGCATCATCTATCGCACCAGCACCGCGAACAACGTGCCGACCGAGGCGAGCGCCGCCGTCTACTTCCCGCCGGGTCCCGCGCCCGCGGGCGGCTGGCCGGTGATCGCCTGGGCGCACGGCACCGTCGGACTCGGCGACGACTGCGCCTACAGCATCACCGGACCGAGCGCCGCCGAGCGCGACTGGGCCTACCTGGGCACCTGGCTGCAACAGGGTTACGCCATCGTGGCCGCCGACTATGCCGGGCTCGGCACGCCGGACGAGCATCCCTATCTCAACGGGATGGTCATGGCACACAACGTGGTCGACGCAGTACAGGCCGCGACCAGGCAGTACTCGTCACTCGCGAAGAAGTGGGCCGTCGTCGGCCAGTCGCAGGGGGCGGGCGCGGCCGCCTACACCGCGCGCTACGCCACCGAATTCGGTGGTCCCGAGTTGGACTACCGCGGCGCGGTCACCACCGGCGTGCCCGCCTACATCGAGGACGTGCTGCTGCCGCTGGCTCCGCATATGCCACCCATCAAGCTGAGCCCGCACAGCACCGCCTACGTGCTGTACATCCTCAACGGGCTGCGCACGACGTACGGAGACACAGTCGGACAGAGTCCGTCCGAAAACCGCGCCGGGCCGAGCGGAGGCGAGGCAGCCGCCTACAGCGACACAGTCGGACAGAGTCCGTCCGAAAACCGCGCCGGGCCGAGCGGAGGCGAGGCAGCCGCCTACAGAGACACAGTCGGACAGAGTCCGTCCGAAAACCGCGCCGGGCCGAGCGGAGGCGAGGCAGCCGCCTACAGAGACACAGTCGGACAGAGTCCGTCCGAAAACCGCGCCGGGCCGAGCGGAGGCGAGGCAGCCGCCTACCCGACGTTGAATATCGAGTCCTTCCTCACCGACGCCGGCCGGGAATGGCTGACCCGCGCCCGCGATGCGTGCATCGGGCCGCTCGGTGACGAGCTCGCCGCACGGGGCGTGGTACTGGGCGATCTGTTCTCCCGGCCGTTGTTGGAGATCCCCGACCTGCACGGGTTCCTCGCCCGCTACATGGCACTGCCCGAATCCGGCTACAACAAGCCGCTCTTCATCGGACAGGGCCTGCGCGACACCGATGTCATCACGCCGGAATCCCTGCGCTGGGCAGCCGTGCTGAAGGCGAACGGCCAGCCGGTCACGCTGCACACCTATCCCACCGACCACAGCGGGACGGTCAACGCTTCACTGCCGGATTCCCTGCCGTTCGTGCACAACCTGTTCGCCTGA